A single region of the Pseudomonas sp. PDM14 genome encodes:
- a CDS encoding acetate kinase, with protein MPARNILVINCGSSSIKFALINEAHSHFTLSGLAERLGSHDAVLHWQRGDEKGSLMLPDGDHRAALAQLLPLVQNAAGGTLHGIGHRVVHGGEHFTSASLLDPQVIAAIRAIAPLAPLHNPASLLGIEAALSLHPQLPQVAVFDTAFHQSLPEHAYRYAVPEHLYREHGVRRYGFHGTSHRYVSHRAAEIAGLAVGDSSWLSAHLGNGCSTCAIVNGQSRDTSMGMTPLEGLVMGTRSGDVDPNLHGHLARALGWSLEQIDAMLNKDSGLLGLSSLSNDMRSLEQARDQGHVGATLAIEVFCYRLAKSLAAMSCALPQLDGLIFTGGIGENSPLVRSKTVAHLKLLNLALDKEANARSIRGVGGPIQAYGHPRVLVVPTNEERQIALDTLALLH; from the coding sequence ATGCCGGCACGCAACATTCTGGTGATCAACTGCGGCAGCTCGTCGATCAAGTTCGCCCTGATCAACGAGGCCCACTCGCATTTCACCCTCAGCGGCCTGGCCGAACGCCTGGGCAGCCACGACGCCGTGCTGCACTGGCAACGCGGCGACGAGAAAGGCAGCCTGATGCTGCCCGACGGCGACCACCGCGCCGCCCTTGCCCAGTTGCTGCCGCTGGTGCAGAACGCCGCCGGCGGCACGCTGCACGGCATCGGCCACCGCGTGGTCCACGGCGGCGAACACTTCACCAGCGCCAGCCTGCTCGACCCGCAGGTGATCGCCGCGATTCGCGCCATCGCCCCGCTGGCCCCGCTGCACAACCCGGCCAGCCTACTGGGCATCGAAGCAGCCCTCAGCCTGCACCCGCAGCTGCCGCAGGTGGCGGTGTTCGACACCGCGTTCCACCAGAGCCTGCCCGAACACGCCTACCGCTACGCCGTGCCGGAACACCTCTACCGCGAGCACGGCGTGCGCCGCTACGGCTTTCACGGCACCAGCCACCGCTACGTCAGCCACCGCGCCGCGGAAATCGCCGGGCTGGCCGTCGGCGACAGCAGCTGGCTGTCCGCGCACCTGGGCAACGGCTGCTCGACCTGCGCCATCGTCAACGGCCAGAGCCGCGACACCAGCATGGGCATGACCCCGCTCGAAGGCCTGGTAATGGGCACCCGCAGCGGCGATGTCGACCCCAACCTGCACGGCCACCTGGCCCGCGCTCTGGGCTGGAGCCTGGAACAGATCGACGCGATGCTGAACAAGGACAGCGGCCTGCTCGGCCTCTCCAGCCTGTCCAACGACATGCGCAGCCTGGAACAGGCGCGCGATCAGGGCCACGTCGGCGCCACGCTGGCCATCGAGGTGTTCTGCTACCGCCTGGCCAAGTCCCTGGCCGCCATGAGCTGTGCCCTGCCACAGCTGGACGGCCTGATCTTCACCGGCGGCATCGGCGAGAACTCGCCCCTGGTGCGGAGCAAGACCGTGGCCCACCTGAAACTGCTCAACCTGGCCCTGGACAAGGAGGCCAACGCCCGTAGCATCCGCGGCGTCGGCGGCCCGATCCAGGCCTACGGCCACCCGCGCGTGCTGGTGGTGCCGACCAACGAGGAGCGGCAGATCGCCCTCGACACCCTCGCCCTACTCCACTGA
- a CDS encoding FKBP-type peptidyl-prolyl cis-trans isomerase produces MLIAANKAVSIDYTLTNDAGEVIDSSAGGAPLAYLHGAGNIIVGLEKALEGKQAGDELDVTIEPADAYGEYSAELVATLNRSMFEGVDELEVGMQFHASGPDGGMQIVTVRDLDGDDVIVDGNHPLAGQRLNFKVKVVSVRDALAEELAHGHIHGEGGHHH; encoded by the coding sequence ATGCTGATCGCCGCCAACAAGGCTGTCTCCATCGACTATACCCTGACCAACGACGCCGGGGAGGTCATCGACAGTTCCGCAGGCGGCGCGCCGCTCGCGTACCTGCACGGTGCCGGCAACATCATCGTCGGCCTGGAAAAGGCGCTCGAAGGCAAGCAGGCCGGCGACGAGCTGGATGTGACCATCGAGCCGGCCGACGCCTATGGCGAGTACAGCGCCGAGCTGGTTGCGACCCTCAACCGCAGCATGTTCGAAGGCGTCGACGAACTGGAAGTGGGCATGCAGTTCCACGCTTCCGGCCCGGACGGCGGCATGCAGATCGTCACCGTGCGTGACCTCGATGGCGACGACGTGATCGTTGACGGCAATCACCCGCTGGCGGGCCAGCGTCTGAACTTCAAGGTCAAGGTAGTCAGCGTGCGTGACGCCCTCGCCGAAGAGCTGGCCCACGGCCACATCCACGGTGAAGGTGGTCACCACCACTGA
- a CDS encoding DUF3565 domain-containing protein: METALLAAISMGRDLLQKIEERASLPADSTESDPSADGRNPTTTVLTGYRRDEEGHWVAELACGHTQHLRHLPPWQNRAWVDDPELRQQRVGQPFECGWCAQQRDKPANG, encoded by the coding sequence ATGGAGACAGCCTTGTTGGCGGCGATCAGCATGGGGCGAGACCTTTTGCAAAAGATTGAAGAACGCGCAAGTTTACCTGCCGATTCGACCGAAAGCGACCCGAGCGCAGACGGACGGAACCCAACGACGACGGTCCTCACAGGCTATCGCCGGGACGAGGAGGGGCACTGGGTGGCCGAGCTTGCCTGCGGCCATACGCAGCACCTGCGTCACCTGCCACCCTGGCAGAATCGCGCCTGGGTGGACGACCCGGAACTGCGCCAGCAACGGGTCGGTCAACCCTTCGAATGCGGCTGGTGCGCGCAGCAGCGCGACAAACCCGCCAACGGATAG
- the pta gene encoding phosphate acetyltransferase, which yields MHTFFIAPTGFGVGLTSISLGLVRALERAGLKVGFFKPIAQPHPGDEGPERSTELIARTLGLTPPKPLGLPHVERMLGDGHLDELLEEIISLYQQAAEGMDVLIVEGMVPTRHASYAARINVHLAKSLDAEIILVSAPDGESAQDLIELSDRIEIQAQLFGGPKDPKVLGTILNKVRGEGFADRLQELSPLLKTEEFHLLGCIPWQEELNAARTRDIADLLGARVINAGDYEQRRVMQIVLCARAVPNTVQLLKPGVLVVTPGDRDDIILAASLAAMNGVPLAGLLLCSDFPPDPRIMELCRGALQSGLPVLSVSTGSYDTATNLNRLNKEIPIDDRERAEKVTEFVAGHIDHDWLKQRCGSPREPRLSPPAFRYLLMRRAQAANKRIVLPEGSEPRTVQAAAICQARGIARCVLLAKPDAVLAVAKAQGIELPPGLEILDPDLIRERYVEPMVELRKGKGLTAPVATAQLEDTVVLGTMMLALDEVDGLVSGAIHTTANTIRPALQLIKTAPGYNLVSSVFFMLLPDQVVVYGDCAVNPDPTAPELAEIALQSAASAEAFGIPSRVAMISYSTGDSGSGSEVEKVREATHLAQAQNPHLLIDGPLQYDAAAIDSVGRQKAPNSPVAGRATVFIFPDLNTGNTTYKAVQRSAECLSVGPMLQGLRKPVNDLSRGALVDDIVYTIALTAIQAVAKKS from the coding sequence ATGCATACGTTTTTCATCGCCCCTACCGGCTTCGGTGTCGGCCTCACCTCGATCAGCCTCGGCCTGGTCCGCGCCCTGGAACGTGCCGGGCTCAAGGTCGGCTTCTTCAAGCCGATCGCCCAACCGCACCCGGGTGACGAAGGCCCGGAGCGCTCCACCGAACTGATCGCCCGCACCCTCGGCCTGACGCCGCCCAAGCCGCTGGGCCTGCCCCACGTCGAGCGCATGCTCGGCGATGGCCACCTCGACGAACTGCTGGAAGAAATCATCAGCCTCTACCAGCAGGCCGCCGAAGGCATGGACGTGCTGATCGTCGAGGGCATGGTGCCGACCCGCCACGCCAGCTACGCGGCGCGGATCAACGTGCACCTGGCCAAGAGCCTGGACGCCGAGATCATCCTGGTCTCGGCGCCGGACGGCGAGTCGGCGCAGGACCTGATCGAACTGTCCGACCGTATCGAAATCCAGGCGCAACTGTTCGGCGGCCCGAAGGACCCGAAGGTACTCGGCACCATCCTCAACAAGGTTCGCGGCGAAGGCTTTGCCGACCGCCTGCAAGAGCTCTCGCCGCTACTGAAGACCGAGGAATTCCACCTGCTCGGCTGCATTCCCTGGCAGGAAGAACTCAACGCCGCGCGCACCCGCGACATCGCCGACCTGCTCGGCGCGCGGGTGATCAACGCCGGCGACTACGAACAGCGCCGGGTGATGCAGATCGTCCTCTGCGCCCGCGCCGTGCCCAACACCGTCCAGTTGCTCAAGCCCGGCGTGCTGGTGGTCACCCCTGGCGACCGCGACGACATCATCCTCGCCGCCAGCCTGGCCGCGATGAACGGCGTGCCGCTGGCCGGCCTGCTGCTGTGCAGCGATTTCCCACCAGACCCGCGGATCATGGAGCTGTGCCGCGGCGCCCTGCAGAGCGGCCTGCCGGTGCTCAGCGTGAGCACCGGTTCGTACGACACGGCGACCAACCTCAATCGCTTGAACAAGGAAATCCCCATCGACGACCGCGAGCGCGCGGAGAAGGTCACCGAATTCGTCGCCGGGCACATCGATCATGACTGGCTCAAGCAACGCTGCGGCAGCCCGCGCGAGCCGCGCCTGTCGCCACCGGCATTCCGCTACCTGCTGATGCGTCGCGCCCAGGCGGCGAACAAGCGCATCGTCCTGCCCGAAGGCAGCGAGCCGCGCACCGTGCAGGCCGCGGCGATCTGCCAGGCCCGTGGCATCGCCCGCTGCGTGCTGCTGGCCAAGCCCGACGCCGTGCTGGCGGTGGCCAAGGCGCAGGGCATCGAGTTGCCGCCAGGCCTGGAAATCCTCGATCCGGACCTGATCCGCGAGCGCTACGTCGAGCCGATGGTCGAACTGCGCAAGGGCAAGGGCCTGACGGCGCCGGTGGCCACCGCGCAACTGGAAGACACCGTGGTGCTGGGCACCATGATGCTCGCCCTCGATGAGGTCGACGGCCTGGTTTCCGGCGCCATCCACACCACCGCCAACACCATCCGCCCGGCCCTGCAGCTGATCAAGACCGCACCGGGCTACAACCTGGTGTCATCGGTGTTCTTCATGCTCCTGCCGGATCAGGTGGTGGTCTACGGCGACTGTGCGGTAAACCCCGACCCGACGGCACCGGAGCTGGCGGAGATCGCCCTGCAGAGCGCGGCGTCGGCCGAAGCCTTCGGCATCCCGTCGCGGGTGGCGATGATCAGCTATTCGACTGGTGACTCGGGCAGCGGCAGCGAGGTGGAAAAGGTCCGCGAGGCCACCCACCTGGCGCAGGCGCAGAACCCGCACCTGCTGATCGACGGCCCGCTGCAGTACGACGCCGCCGCCATCGACAGCGTCGGCCGGCAGAAAGCGCCGAACAGCCCCGTGGCCGGCCGCGCCACGGTGTTCATCTTCCCTGACCTGAACACCGGTAATACCACCTACAAGGCCGTACAGCGCAGCGCCGAATGCCTCAGTGTCGGGCCGATGCTGCAAGGGCTGCGCAAACCGGTGAACGACCTCTCGCGTGGGGCGCTGGTCGACGACATCGTCTACACCATCGCCCTGACCGCGATCCAGGCGGTGGCCAAGAAGTCGTAG